The following proteins are co-located in the Apium graveolens cultivar Ventura chromosome 5, ASM990537v1, whole genome shotgun sequence genome:
- the LOC141725003 gene encoding 6-phosphogluconate dehydrogenase, decarboxylating 2, whose protein sequence is MTPPPTRIGLAGLAVMGQNLALNIAEKGFPISVYNRTTSKVDETVERAQREGNLPLYGFHDPEAFVNSIQKPRVVIMLVKAGAPVDQTIKTLTAYLEKGDCIIDGGNEWYENTERREKAMAEKGLLYLGMGVSGGEEGARNGPSMMPGGSFEAYKNIEDILLKVAAQVPDSGPCVTYIGEGGSGNFVKMVHNGIEYGDMQLISEAYDVLKSVGKLSNEELHQVFTEWNKGELQSFLIEITADIFGIKDDKADGYLVDKVLDKTGMKGTGKWTVQQAAELSIAAPTIASSLDSRFLSGLKDERVAASEVFKAGGVGDILSDLAVDKKMLIDDVRKALYASKICSYAQGMNLIRAKSIEMGWGLTLGELARIWKGGCIIRAIFLDRIKQAYDRNADLASLLIDPEFAKEMIERQAAWRRVVCVAINAGVSTPGMSSSLAYFDTYRRERLPANLVQAQRDYFGAHTYERTDMPGDFHTEWFKIAKQSKI, encoded by the coding sequence ATGACTCCTCCCCCAACAAGAATCGGTCTCGCTGGCCTTGCTGTCATGGGCCAAAATCTTGCCCTCAACATTGCTGAGAAAGGCTTCCCAATTTCTGTTTACAACCGAACAACATCAAAAGTTGACGAGACTGTTGAACGTGCCCAGAGAGAAGGAAACCTTCCTTTGTACGGCTTTCACGATCCTGAGGCCTTCGTGAATTCAATCCAAAAACCCCGTGTCGTAATTATGCTTGTCAAGGCTGGTGCACCAGTTGATCAAACCATTAAAACTCTTACTGCATACTTGGAGAAAGGAGATTGTATTATCGATGGTGGTAATGAGTGGTATGAGAACACTGAGAGGAGAGAGAAGGCTATGGCTGAAAAAGGTCTTCTCTATCTTGGAATGGGAGTATCAGGTGGTGAAGAGGGTGCTCGCAATGGACCCTCTATGATGCCCGGAGGATCTTTTGAGGCTTACAAGAATATAGAAGACATCCTTCTTAAGGTGGCTGCTCAAGTTCCTGACAGCGGCCCTTGTGTTACATACATCGGCGAAGGAGGATCTGGCAACTTTGTGAAGATGGTTCACAATGGGATTGAATATGGTGATATGCAGTTAATTTCAGAAGCTTATGATGTATTGAAATCAGTTGGGAAGCTCTCCAACGAGGAACTGCATCAGGTTTTCACAGAGTGGAACAAGGGGGAACTCCAGAGCTTCTTGATTGAGATCACAGCAGATATATTTGGAATTAAGGATGATAAGGCAGATGGATATTTAGTGGACAAAGTTCTTGATAAAACAGGCATGAAGGGTACAGGTAAATGGACAGTGCAACAAGCTGCTGAGTTGTCTATTGCTGCTCCAACTATTGCTTCCTCTTTGGATTCAAGGTTCCTCAGTGGGTTGAAGGACGAAAGAGTTGCAGCTTCAGAGGTCTTCAAAGCAGGTGGGGTAGGCGACATTCTTTCTGACCTAGCCGTGGATAAGAAAATGTTGATCGATGATGTCAGGAAAGCTCTTTATGCATCCAAGATATGCAGTTATGCACAGGGAATGAATTTGATCCGTGCTAAGAGTATTGAAATGGGATGGGGCTTAACACTTGGGGAGCTTGCTAGGATTTGGAAAGGTGGTTGCATCATCCGTGCCATCTTTTTGGACCGAATTAAGCAAGCTTATGATAGAAATGCAGACCTTGCTAGCCTTCTTATAGATCCAGAATTTGCAAAAGAGATGATTGAGCGACAAGCAGCTTGGCGAAGAGTTGTTTGTGTTGCTATCAACGCAGGTGTTAGCACCCCTGGTATGTCTTCGAGTCTTGCTTACTTTGACACATACAGGAGGGAAAGGCTGCCTGCTAATTTGGTTCAAGCTCAAAGAGATTATTTTGGGGCTCACACATACGAGAGAACTGATATGCCAGGGGACTTCCACACTGAATGGTTCAAGATTGCCAAGCAGTCAAAGATCTAA
- the LOC141725004 gene encoding uncharacterized protein LOC141725004 encodes MLGLSLSCIMDLIVAGISLIIGLGLFAFITCILCSAAFFYNAR; translated from the coding sequence ATGTTAGGATTGAGCTTGAGCTGTATAATGGACTTGATAGTAGCTGGCATATCTTTGATAATTGGGCTGGGCCTCTTTGCGTTTATTACTTGTATTCTTTGCTCTGCTGCTTTCTTTTACAACGCTCGCTGA